One stretch of Paenibacillus sp. AN1007 DNA includes these proteins:
- a CDS encoding methionine ABC transporter permease: protein MMLPESVLKYQHEIWQAIGETFVMVGISIAAAVLVGLPLGTLLYLFRRGQRYQNRALFTVLGSLVNIIRSFPFLLLVVFMIPFTRMIVGTSIGTLAATVPLSVIAIAYYARLVEQALLDVPKGVIEAASSMGASTLQLVVKFLYVEARSGLVLGLTTAAISFISYSTVMGIVGGGGVGDFAIRYGYQRFETEIMIFTIIIMIIFVQLIQFTGSRLSRWLDRRS from the coding sequence ATGATGTTACCTGAATCAGTGCTGAAATATCAGCACGAAATCTGGCAGGCCATCGGAGAGACATTTGTAATGGTGGGCATCTCCATCGCAGCAGCTGTTTTGGTCGGTCTGCCGCTTGGTACACTGCTCTACCTGTTCCGCCGGGGGCAGCGATATCAGAATAGGGCTTTGTTTACGGTACTGGGCAGCCTTGTCAATATCATTCGTTCCTTTCCGTTCCTGCTGCTGGTTGTATTCATGATCCCCTTCACTCGTATGATTGTGGGAACATCGATCGGTACGTTAGCAGCGACGGTGCCTCTATCAGTCATTGCTATTGCCTATTATGCCAGGCTGGTTGAACAGGCTCTGCTGGACGTGCCAAAAGGCGTAATTGAAGCGGCTTCGTCTATGGGAGCTTCCACGCTGCAGTTGGTCGTTAAGTTCCTGTATGTGGAGGCCCGTTCAGGTCTTGTACTGGGACTAACTACGGCAGCGATCAGCTTTATTTCCTATTCCACCGTAATGGGTATTGTTGGTGGCGGCGGTGTTGGTGATTTTGCCATTCGTTACGGTTATCAGCGCTTCGAAACGGAGATTATGATATTTACGATTATCATCATGATTATTTTCGTACAGCTGATTCAATTTACGGGCAGTCGGCTGTCTCGCTGGCTGGATCGCAGATCCTGA
- a CDS encoding ATP-binding cassette domain-containing protein, whose translation MISLYGVSKRFNERGSRADQGFEALRSVSLEVEQGEIHGIIGSSGAGKSTLLRMLNGLEHPDAGEVIVNGQHLSGMNERKLREARRSIGMIFQHFNLVSNRTVLGNVSMPLELVGKSRSQRRERGLEVLRFVGLEDKADQYPAQLSGGQKQRVAIARALASHPAVLLCDEPTSSLDPQTTGGILDVLRHVNETMGVTIVVVTHEMEAARRLCHRISMMKDGQIVRTLSKAEVRSIPAPQPDLLTSLLAGDSLEEMGSAAHRIVEQEGSR comes from the coding sequence ATGATTTCATTATATGGTGTAAGCAAGCGGTTCAACGAGCGCGGTTCCCGTGCTGATCAGGGATTTGAGGCCTTGCGGTCTGTCTCACTCGAAGTGGAACAAGGTGAGATTCACGGTATCATTGGCTCCAGTGGAGCGGGAAAGTCTACCCTGCTGCGCATGCTTAACGGTTTGGAGCATCCTGATGCTGGAGAAGTTATTGTTAATGGCCAGCATCTGTCCGGGATGAATGAGCGGAAACTGCGTGAGGCACGCCGATCTATCGGCATGATCTTCCAGCACTTCAACCTGGTCAGCAACCGGACGGTTCTGGGCAATGTGAGTATGCCGCTGGAACTGGTGGGGAAGTCACGTTCACAGCGGAGAGAGCGAGGGTTGGAAGTACTTCGATTCGTGGGGCTGGAAGATAAGGCGGACCAGTATCCGGCTCAGCTGAGCGGAGGACAGAAGCAGCGTGTCGCTATCGCCAGAGCGCTTGCCAGTCATCCAGCCGTACTGCTATGTGACGAGCCTACATCTTCGCTTGATCCGCAGACAACAGGTGGAATATTGGATGTGCTGCGCCATGTAAACGAGACGATGGGAGTGACGATTGTAGTTGTTACCCATGAGATGGAAGCGGCTCGGCGATTATGTCATCGTATTTCAATGATGAAGGATGGTCAGATTGTGCGCACACTTTCCAAAGCAGAGGTCAGAAGTATTCCTGCACCGCAGCCCGATCTGCTGACTTCACTGCTTGCAGGTGATTCATTGGAAGAAATGGGCTCGGCTGCACATCGTATCGTGGAACAGGAGGGCAGCCGATGA
- a CDS encoding PQQ-binding-like beta-propeller repeat protein gives MKKVTDRKTVGYTGSAALTGIVLVLLTGCMMPEPQTNAWGGQAQKSALPTPDVKAAQLQISNTMYNHSMLLSSLTPLTAKNTSIKIPYKKGEKVNLADGLPLFSGRKDSRTAADQMKITYRTIPSETYTLTDVQGDWIQLKTRGKDRYWLPGWYALKQSGSMTETDLRTFEVRTGSKLHLTPDSAVTWQANQVLTNQALLVAEWKEWYGVSIAPRIWNKEETSFQHVLLWIKKKDITDQKLISDGWFTKEQPLSISFIRHLTDARLNQTTTTKQAVKWLGEPDWKEQSRNLNDTGYPMRIGQTWRYERQEAHVLLTFNKNNKLTEVRWNVPSDQSNNEIPYWSSSRFNVFSYTAQVTGKSMPPTLSWKPKWVNQGNLNYTFLQAGTDDVLLMKGDDGGFSGMHYEDAYYALDRQTGKMLWRVHAGYGPAQAFLNYKRDAVTLYTSYDTERKQYVDRVRHMNLKNGKVIWEYKPAKENPPNSSNKQRTKPTDSAGDIVELKGIKAAQNVVIVDTFAAKNSSNGRIHVLNSSNGKPLWSRKLTTGYQLMNQSADEPYVMYWEQNKLTAADPLTGRTMWQVDSEKSVFDYIENNPYFDGIYRSDPFASVPLQRWMLLNDQWVLLDLSSGRKLSRFPARGGQQPELLQDGMMLIREHKKGDLYGDYEDYTTALYDPESGKVRWKLDAKIERGLIEGDRLYVIMNGYPAAIDYRTGETRWIAKESIGRNRYALNQGSYLVIGERLLLPMHENLLVMNKKDGTLLGRVQDVVMGTPEHRDREAKNGMINRAGSEVYVGSANGRFRVLPANLMEGDISP, from the coding sequence GTGAAGAAGGTGACTGATCGGAAAACCGTGGGGTATACCGGAAGCGCTGCCTTAACCGGAATTGTACTCGTACTCCTCACAGGATGCATGATGCCGGAACCTCAAACGAATGCATGGGGCGGACAGGCTCAGAAGTCGGCATTACCGACGCCGGACGTGAAAGCTGCTCAACTGCAAATCTCCAACACAATGTATAATCACTCAATGCTGTTGTCTTCTCTAACGCCGCTTACAGCGAAGAATACTTCCATCAAGATACCGTACAAGAAAGGGGAGAAGGTGAATCTGGCAGATGGACTGCCGCTGTTCAGCGGACGAAAGGATAGCCGCACTGCTGCGGATCAGATGAAGATTACATATCGTACGATACCAAGTGAAACATATACATTAACAGATGTTCAGGGAGATTGGATACAGCTCAAGACGAGGGGAAAAGACCGTTACTGGCTCCCTGGCTGGTATGCGCTCAAACAGAGCGGAAGCATGACGGAGACCGATCTTCGTACTTTCGAAGTTCGAACTGGAAGCAAGCTGCACTTGACCCCCGACAGTGCTGTAACCTGGCAAGCCAACCAAGTGCTGACGAATCAGGCCCTCCTTGTGGCGGAATGGAAAGAATGGTATGGAGTATCCATAGCCCCGCGCATCTGGAATAAGGAAGAAACAAGCTTCCAGCATGTGCTGCTGTGGATCAAGAAAAAAGATATCACGGACCAAAAGCTTATAAGCGATGGCTGGTTCACCAAAGAACAACCTTTGTCTATATCTTTCATTCGGCACCTGACAGATGCCAGACTAAATCAGACGACAACCACGAAGCAGGCAGTAAAGTGGTTAGGTGAGCCGGATTGGAAGGAACAATCCCGAAATTTGAATGATACCGGTTATCCGATGCGAATCGGCCAGACCTGGAGGTATGAGCGTCAGGAAGCGCATGTATTGTTAACGTTTAATAAAAATAACAAGTTGACTGAAGTTCGCTGGAATGTGCCATCTGACCAAAGTAACAACGAAATCCCCTATTGGAGCAGCAGTCGATTTAATGTATTTTCTTACACTGCTCAAGTAACCGGTAAGTCCATGCCGCCAACGCTGTCCTGGAAACCGAAATGGGTGAATCAAGGGAATCTGAACTACACCTTTCTGCAAGCGGGCACAGATGATGTCCTTCTCATGAAAGGGGATGATGGTGGATTCAGCGGCATGCACTATGAGGATGCCTATTACGCTCTCGATCGGCAGACTGGAAAAATGCTGTGGAGGGTACATGCCGGATATGGCCCTGCCCAAGCCTTTCTAAATTACAAACGTGATGCGGTTACGTTGTACACCAGTTATGATACGGAACGTAAGCAGTATGTGGATCGTGTGCGGCATATGAACCTGAAGAATGGGAAGGTGATATGGGAATACAAGCCTGCAAAGGAGAACCCACCGAACAGTTCGAATAAGCAGCGTACCAAACCTACGGATTCCGCTGGTGACATTGTTGAATTAAAAGGCATTAAAGCGGCCCAAAATGTAGTTATTGTGGATACCTTCGCTGCTAAAAATTCCAGTAACGGACGAATCCATGTGTTGAATAGTTCAAACGGTAAACCGTTATGGAGCAGGAAATTAACGACAGGATATCAATTGATGAACCAAAGTGCGGATGAGCCTTATGTTATGTATTGGGAGCAGAACAAGCTCACTGCAGCAGATCCGCTGACAGGAAGAACGATGTGGCAGGTTGATTCGGAAAAATCAGTGTTTGATTATATCGAAAATAATCCTTATTTCGATGGAATCTATCGTTCTGATCCGTTCGCTTCGGTCCCGCTGCAGCGCTGGATGCTGCTGAACGACCAATGGGTGCTGCTGGATCTGTCTTCTGGCAGGAAACTCTCTCGATTTCCGGCCCGTGGAGGTCAGCAGCCTGAGCTGCTGCAGGATGGCATGATGCTGATTCGTGAGCATAAAAAAGGGGATCTTTACGGCGATTACGAAGATTATACAACTGCCTTATACGATCCGGAATCAGGAAAAGTTCGCTGGAAGCTGGATGCAAAGATTGAACGGGGATTGATTGAGGGAGATCGCCTGTATGTAATCATGAATGGATATCCTGCAGCCATTGATTATCGCACGGGGGAGACACGCTGGATTGCCAAGGAATCCATTGGAAGGAACCGATATGCTTTGAATCAGGGCAGTTATCTTGTGATTGGAGAACGACTGCTGCTGCCGATGCATGAAAATTTACTTGTGATGAATAAAAAGGATGGTACGCTGCTGGGACGTGTACAGGATGTTGTCATGGGCACGCCGGAACATCGGGATCGGGAGGCGAAAAATGGCATGATCAACCGGGCTGGCAGTGAAGTATACGTCGGATCAGCCAATGGACGTTTCCGTGTTCTTCCAGCCAATCTGATGGAAGGAGATATATCTCCGTAA
- a CDS encoding copper amine oxidase N-terminal domain-containing protein yields the protein MKKTPESTSTRWKQKKWKVMLAASILTAGAAPALYTPSVAEAAAVTKPAAYINNMPAEYDVVIRQGVTYIALTELQFLGDYTFGYDNKTKQISIKAGSDKYVLTPNSKTMTKNGQKASLSSAPILVKGKAMLPLRAIGETFGAQVRWNQAAKEAYIYNTNASVVKDYNGSDLTAAREAALQLPRFSDLGQPRLQVKEPLGPVDASTVYIFEQGKKDRFFTIQDSDLVSYYTITNGSAVLKWQANLGKEAGTVGDLFFIKTKSTAEVGTRPSAAGKTLVSFKYSLMLEETAYDLMNKSGSVKSGSAAPAKGKIIVEVPEEK from the coding sequence ATGAAAAAAACACCCGAATCCACCAGCACACGTTGGAAGCAAAAGAAATGGAAAGTGATGCTTGCCGCCTCGATTTTGACTGCAGGAGCGGCACCTGCCCTGTACACCCCATCGGTGGCTGAAGCAGCAGCTGTAACCAAACCAGCAGCTTACATTAACAATATGCCTGCTGAATATGATGTGGTCATCCGCCAGGGTGTCACGTACATTGCACTAACTGAACTGCAATTTCTCGGAGATTACACCTTCGGTTACGATAATAAGACCAAACAAATCAGCATTAAGGCAGGCAGTGACAAATACGTGCTTACACCCAACAGCAAAACGATGACAAAGAATGGACAAAAGGCCTCCCTGTCTTCGGCTCCAATTCTGGTCAAAGGAAAAGCAATGCTGCCTCTACGAGCCATCGGAGAAACGTTTGGCGCACAAGTACGCTGGAATCAGGCTGCCAAGGAAGCCTATATCTACAATACAAATGCTTCCGTCGTTAAAGACTACAATGGTTCCGATCTGACGGCTGCACGTGAAGCAGCTCTGCAGCTGCCTCGATTCTCGGATCTCGGTCAACCGCGCCTGCAGGTGAAAGAGCCGCTTGGCCCGGTTGATGCATCAACCGTTTATATTTTTGAACAAGGCAAAAAAGACCGCTTCTTCACAATCCAGGACAGCGATCTGGTCAGCTACTATACCATTACAAACGGAAGTGCTGTGCTGAAATGGCAGGCAAATCTGGGCAAAGAGGCCGGAACGGTTGGTGATCTGTTCTTTATCAAAACCAAGTCCACCGCCGAAGTAGGAACGCGGCCTTCTGCTGCAGGTAAAACACTCGTATCCTTCAAGTATTCCCTCATGCTGGAGGAAACAGCCTATGACCTGATGAACAAGTCGGGCTCTGTTAAAAGCGGCTCTGCTGCTCCGGCGAAAGGAAAAATCATTGTTGAGGTGCCTGAGGAGAAATAA
- a CDS encoding ankyrin repeat domain-containing protein — protein MNKSLMLIILISSVLFVQGCTLDEKGNSREENKMASLNQQLFSAAEAKDTEGLVKLLQEGADVQAQDQSGRTALMIATYNHDAASAQKLIEAGADVNLQDNMLNSPFLYAGAEGYLDILKMTIQAGADPSITNRYGGTALIPASEHGYVDVVQELLTNTSVDVNHVNKLGWTALLEAIILNDGNERQQKTIELLISHGADVNLADGDGVSPLSHAKNKGFKEIEQILVRAGAK, from the coding sequence ATGAACAAATCCTTGATGCTGATTATTCTGATCAGCAGTGTGCTGTTCGTTCAAGGCTGCACGCTTGACGAAAAAGGTAACTCTAGGGAGGAGAACAAGATGGCTTCATTGAATCAGCAGCTGTTCAGCGCAGCGGAGGCAAAAGATACCGAAGGTCTGGTAAAGCTCCTTCAGGAAGGAGCCGATGTTCAGGCTCAGGATCAGAGCGGAAGAACAGCTCTGATGATTGCGACATACAATCATGATGCAGCATCTGCCCAAAAGCTGATTGAAGCGGGTGCGGATGTTAATCTGCAGGATAACATGTTAAACAGTCCGTTTTTGTATGCAGGTGCTGAAGGATATCTGGATATTCTAAAAATGACCATTCAAGCCGGAGCAGATCCTTCCATTACGAACCGTTACGGGGGCACGGCACTGATACCGGCTTCGGAGCACGGATATGTTGACGTAGTTCAAGAGCTGCTGACGAATACCTCGGTAGATGTGAACCATGTCAATAAATTAGGATGGACAGCACTGCTGGAAGCAATCATTCTAAACGACGGTAATGAACGGCAGCAGAAGACGATTGAACTGTTAATCAGCCATGGAGCTGATGTCAACTTGGCTGATGGCGATGGCGTATCTCCGCTCAGTCATGCGAAGAATAAAGGCTTTAAGGAAATAGAACAGATTCTGGTCCGGGCTGGAGCCAAATAG
- a CDS encoding S-layer homology domain-containing protein, which produces MKFTARKLAALLTITALGTAAFPFTTHQAQASGFTTSISAAAAQLTDQQVQAAVKELNRLGIMNGYSDQSMGEHRTITRAELASLVYRTFDLGNQTGEGALITDVNPDAWYAPYAAKLVELGVMQAVDGQFQPQRLVTDAELEEVVSKALKRDVKSVHHWMSSFFEDTGSVTRGETAVLLQKAYQAIPSEQAGVESVRALNNMTLIVTFDKPLTAADEVFAKSKTDFVFSGGLTLTNMPRLKTGSASTYIVPTSVQQAGEAYSLTYKGQDAGSFTGSDVKVNMTEVRQVTNDTFEIEALKGNGVVDYGYVIAAYSAGRGANAFVLNDREQADGTTYQVISSMQARQVTITPENGEPIIAKYVPFTQSTDGRQEPKFRLPEGQVLKPGVSYTVTSDWANIQNASFTAKTIEALNIESAKAADDTAIEVTLAQDPGDELFSGRSVTLTAPDGHVLTAVYKYSSRKGAAGIFEITQEGKMIPGTIYTLNPVGDWSVASSVTVINQ; this is translated from the coding sequence ATGAAATTTACAGCTCGTAAACTCGCAGCATTATTAACGATAACCGCATTGGGCACAGCAGCATTCCCATTTACAACACATCAAGCTCAGGCATCCGGCTTCACCACTTCTATTTCCGCTGCCGCAGCACAGCTTACCGATCAGCAGGTGCAGGCTGCCGTTAAGGAACTGAACCGTCTGGGCATCATGAACGGATACAGCGATCAATCCATGGGTGAACATCGGACCATCACTCGTGCAGAATTAGCTTCGTTGGTGTACAGAACATTTGATTTGGGAAATCAGACAGGTGAAGGTGCATTGATAACAGATGTCAACCCTGATGCTTGGTACGCGCCTTATGCCGCCAAACTTGTAGAGCTGGGTGTAATGCAGGCCGTTGATGGTCAATTCCAACCTCAGCGTCTGGTGACCGATGCGGAGCTGGAAGAGGTCGTATCTAAAGCTCTGAAAAGGGATGTAAAGTCCGTACATCATTGGATGAGTTCATTTTTCGAGGACACTGGCTCTGTGACACGAGGAGAAACAGCGGTGCTGCTGCAAAAGGCTTATCAAGCTATTCCTTCAGAGCAGGCAGGAGTTGAGAGTGTGAGAGCGCTGAATAACATGACGCTGATCGTTACGTTCGACAAGCCGCTTACGGCAGCAGATGAAGTTTTTGCTAAATCCAAAACGGATTTTGTATTCAGCGGAGGACTGACCTTGACCAATATGCCTCGACTGAAAACGGGATCTGCATCCACATATATTGTGCCAACATCTGTGCAGCAGGCTGGGGAAGCATACAGCCTTACATATAAAGGTCAAGATGCAGGTTCCTTTACAGGCAGTGACGTCAAAGTAAACATGACTGAGGTGCGTCAAGTGACGAATGATACCTTTGAGATTGAAGCTTTGAAGGGGAATGGAGTTGTAGATTACGGTTATGTCATTGCTGCATACAGTGCTGGCCGGGGGGCGAATGCTTTTGTACTGAACGATCGGGAGCAGGCGGACGGCACAACATATCAGGTCATCTCTTCCATGCAGGCGAGACAGGTTACGATTACACCTGAGAATGGAGAGCCGATCATTGCGAAATATGTTCCATTTACCCAATCCACAGATGGCAGACAAGAGCCTAAATTCCGACTGCCTGAAGGGCAGGTTCTGAAACCAGGGGTATCCTATACCGTGACTTCCGATTGGGCCAATATCCAGAATGCTTCGTTCACTGCGAAGACAATCGAAGCGTTAAATATTGAAAGTGCCAAGGCTGCAGATGATACCGCAATTGAAGTTACGCTTGCCCAGGACCCGGGAGATGAATTATTCTCAGGACGAAGTGTAACTCTGACAGCACCTGACGGACATGTCCTGACAGCTGTATATAAATATTCAAGTAGAAAAGGCGCAGCTGGAATATTCGAGATTACGCAGGAAGGTAAGATGATTCCGGGTACAATCTATACGCTGAATCCAGTTGGTGATTGGAGTGTCGCTTCATCGGTAACTGTGATAAATCAGTAA
- a CDS encoding response regulator transcription factor: protein MTDILIIEDEITIAELERDYFELHGFSVELCHNGDEGLRRALHEDYRLIIVDLMLPGMDGFELCRLIREEKEVPILVVSAKKEEIDKIRTFNLGVDDFITKPFSPSELVARAKAHLTRYDRLLGKSKPAEKDEIHIRGLHVDKGSRRVFLNGEEVQITTKEFDLLVFLASHPNRVFSKSDLFERIWGMESNGDIATVTVHIRKLRGKLESDPKHPEYIETVWGAGYRFTI, encoded by the coding sequence ATGACCGATATTCTGATCATTGAGGATGAAATAACGATTGCCGAACTGGAGCGGGACTATTTCGAACTCCACGGATTTTCGGTGGAATTATGCCATAACGGTGATGAAGGCCTGCGCCGTGCTCTGCATGAGGATTATCGCCTTATCATTGTGGATCTCATGCTCCCGGGTATGGATGGATTTGAACTATGCAGGCTCATTCGCGAGGAGAAGGAGGTGCCGATTCTCGTTGTTTCCGCAAAGAAAGAGGAGATCGACAAAATTCGAACATTTAATCTGGGGGTCGATGATTTTATTACCAAACCGTTCAGCCCAAGCGAGCTGGTTGCAAGAGCCAAGGCTCATTTGACACGTTACGATCGACTGCTTGGCAAGAGCAAACCCGCTGAAAAAGATGAAATCCACATTCGCGGGCTGCACGTGGATAAAGGATCACGCCGCGTTTTCCTGAATGGAGAAGAGGTGCAGATCACCACTAAAGAGTTTGACCTGCTTGTATTCTTGGCGAGTCATCCGAACCGTGTGTTCAGCAAATCGGATCTGTTTGAACGAATCTGGGGCATGGAATCCAATGGGGATATCGCAACCGTTACCGTACATATCCGTAAACTGCGGGGGAAACTGGAAAGCGATCCTAAACATCCGGAGTATATTGAAACGGTCTGGGGTGCGGGCTACCGTTTTACGATATAA
- a CDS encoding HAMP domain-containing sensor histidine kinase: MSIRIKMLLSFTGMLVISLMFILLTASLYTIAATGDLQSFRDIYKVHYQINPLTEQGEAIFQEMKFMAKNKPDELQNKVLLREFDMKLRAEKSGLYVRRENSPIFESRTFHQPGLRQALPAYDLNNNQIRSTFNISERFYAYAKFDFQYSDGKRGSIFVIRERSPFAELTRKLLPVMSLLLIGVLVIANLLLFRWITRSFIQPLHQLRSSADQIKNGNLSFELQPASNDEVGQLSEAFESMRKQLQRSNELRQQDEASRRELISNISHDLRTPITNIKGYIEGIRDGVANTPEKMETYVNIIHAKAVSMDKLVDELFLYSKLDLNQEPFVFNPVDLVEFLEDSIEELRYDLEDKGVQLHWHNRASGPVVSAVDLDKLKRTVVNIVDNALKYMHNDDKQFTIILEADGDWNTIIFKDNGEGISAEALPHIFERFYRAEQSRSSSTGGSGLGLAIVRQIIDGHGGLIWADSKLGEGTSIHIQLKRLPGERGEQL, from the coding sequence ATGTCAATTCGAATCAAAATGCTGCTTTCTTTCACAGGCATGCTTGTGATCAGTCTCATGTTCATTCTGCTTACTGCCAGTCTCTATACCATTGCGGCTACAGGAGATCTGCAAAGTTTTCGCGATATTTATAAAGTCCATTATCAGATCAATCCACTCACGGAGCAGGGAGAGGCAATCTTTCAAGAGATGAAGTTTATGGCTAAAAATAAGCCGGACGAGCTGCAGAACAAGGTACTGCTCCGGGAATTCGATATGAAGCTTCGAGCCGAGAAATCGGGGCTCTACGTCAGGCGTGAGAACAGTCCGATCTTTGAATCGCGGACTTTCCATCAACCGGGGCTGAGGCAGGCACTGCCTGCCTATGACCTGAACAACAATCAGATCCGAAGCACATTCAATATCAGTGAGCGCTTCTACGCCTATGCCAAGTTTGATTTCCAATATTCAGATGGGAAACGCGGTAGTATTTTTGTCATTCGGGAGAGAAGTCCATTTGCCGAGCTGACTCGCAAACTGCTGCCCGTCATGTCTCTTCTGTTAATTGGTGTGCTTGTTATCGCTAACCTGCTTCTGTTCCGCTGGATTACACGCAGCTTCATTCAACCGCTGCATCAGCTGCGAAGCTCGGCCGATCAGATTAAGAACGGCAATTTGTCCTTCGAGCTGCAGCCTGCCTCTAATGACGAGGTTGGGCAGCTTAGCGAAGCTTTTGAGAGCATGCGGAAACAGTTACAGCGTTCCAATGAGCTGAGACAGCAGGATGAGGCCAGCCGCAGAGAGCTGATTTCCAACATTTCGCATGATCTGCGCACCCCGATCACCAACATCAAAGGATACATTGAGGGGATTCGCGACGGGGTAGCAAATACACCAGAGAAAATGGAGACTTACGTCAATATCATTCATGCCAAGGCGGTCAGTATGGATAAGCTGGTGGATGAACTGTTTCTATACTCCAAGCTGGATTTGAACCAAGAACCGTTTGTATTTAATCCGGTGGATCTGGTGGAATTTCTGGAAGACAGCATCGAGGAGCTGCGATATGATCTGGAGGATAAAGGAGTGCAGCTGCATTGGCATAACCGGGCCTCGGGTCCGGTTGTGTCTGCGGTCGATCTGGATAAATTAAAACGCACCGTGGTGAACATTGTAGATAATGCACTGAAATATATGCACAATGACGATAAGCAATTCACTATTATTTTGGAAGCAGATGGGGACTGGAATACGATTATTTTCAAGGATAATGGAGAAGGAATATCAGCAGAGGCGCTGCCGCACATCTTTGAGCGATTCTACCGTGCCGAACAATCGCGCAGTTCGTCTACAGGCGGAAGCGGGCTTGGACTGGCCATCGTGCGTCAGATTATAGATGGACATGGCGGCCTGATCTGGGCAGACAGCAAGCTTGGTGAAGGCACAAGCATCCACATCCAATTAAAACGGCTGCCGGGCGAGAGGGGGGAACAGTTATGA
- a CDS encoding pectate lyase — MKKMLTLLLSAGLVASIFGVMPAAAAPTVVNSTIVVPKGTTYDGQGKTFVANPSTLGDGSQAENQKPVFRLEAGATLKNVILGAPAADGVHCYGSCNISNVVWQDVGEDALTLKSSGTVNITGGAAYKAYDKVFQINAAGTINIKNFRADDIGKLVRQNGGTTFAVNMTLDNSNISNVKDAIMRTDSPVSQGKITNTRYSKVPTLFKGFASGKTSQSGNTQY, encoded by the coding sequence ATGAAAAAGATGTTAACGCTGTTGTTGTCCGCTGGTCTGGTTGCTTCCATATTTGGTGTTATGCCTGCGGCGGCTGCGCCAACGGTTGTAAATTCAACGATTGTTGTACCTAAGGGCACAACGTATGATGGACAGGGAAAAACCTTTGTAGCCAACCCGTCTACACTGGGTGATGGTTCTCAGGCAGAAAATCAAAAGCCGGTCTTCCGGCTCGAAGCAGGCGCTACCCTGAAAAATGTCATCCTCGGTGCGCCAGCAGCAGATGGTGTGCATTGTTATGGCAGCTGTAACATCTCAAATGTGGTATGGCAGGATGTAGGCGAGGATGCGTTAACACTAAAATCATCAGGAACAGTGAACATTACAGGTGGTGCCGCATACAAGGCATACGATAAAGTGTTTCAGATCAATGCAGCAGGCACCATTAACATCAAAAACTTCCGTGCCGATGATATCGGCAAGCTGGTTCGGCAAAATGGAGGCACAACCTTTGCAGTCAACATGACGCTGGATAACTCCAATATTTCCAATGTGAAAGATGCTATTATGCGTACGGACAGCCCTGTATCTCAAGGAAAAATCACCAATACCCGCTATTCCAAAGTACCGACACTATTCAAGGGTTTTGCTTCAGGTAAAACGAGCCAGTCCGGTAATACGCAGTATTAA